Below is a genomic region from Microbacterium sp. KUDC0406.
CGCCGCCGGCGAGGCGAGATGGACGGCTCTGATGGCGGATGCCGCGCTCGCCGCGGTCTTCGCCGAAACCTCCCCGAGGGCCTCGATGCGGATGCCGCGCGTGTGCGCGACCACCTGCTGCGCGACTTCCGCCGCGGCGGCGCCGACCGCGACGAGGCGACCAGAGCGAGGGCGCAGGAGCTCGCCGCTCGCGACACCGACCTCGGCCTGGCCTTCTCGCGCAACATCCGCGAGGGCCGGCGCGAGATCCGCGTCGCACCCGAGGCGCTCGCGGGACTGCCCGGCGACTTCGTGGCGCAGCATCCGGTCGGGGATGACGGGCTGGTCGCGCTCTCCACGGACGCGACCGACGTGATGCCGGTGAACAGCTACGCCACCGATCGCGGTACCCGCCTCGCTCTGACCGCGGCACGCGCCGACCTCGCCTGGCCCGAGAACGACGGTGTGCTCGCCGAGCTGCTCGACGTGCGCCAGCAGCGAGCCGACCTCCTCGGCTACGGCAACTGGTCCGACTACGAGACCGAGGACCGGATGGCGGGCTCCAGCGCCCGCGTCGCGAGCTTCCTCGACGAGGTCGACGAGGCCTCCGCTGCGGCATCCGCCCGCGAATACGAGCTGCTCCTCGCTCGCCTGCGCGAGGAGGTGCCCGAGGCGGAGGCCGTCACCACGGCCGACCAGCAGTACCTGCTGACGCGGATGCATGCCGAGCGATTCACCGTCGACTCGCAGGAGGTGCGTTCCTACCTGTCGTTCGAACGCGTGCTCGGCGGCCTGCTCGCGACCACGGGCCGGCTGTTCGGCATCGGCTACGAACCCGTCGACGTGCGGACCTGGCATGAGGACGTGCGCTCCTACGACGTGGTGCGGGACGGTGCCAGGATCGGCCGCATCCACCTCGACCTGCATCCCCGTGACGGCAAGTTCAACCACGCCGCATGCTTCGGCATCGCGCCCGGCGTGCGCGGGCGCGTGCTGCCCGAGGCGGCGCTGGTGTGCAACTTCCCGACCGGGCTGATGGAGCACCGTCAGGTGCAGACCTTCTTCCACGAGTTCGGGCACCTCGTGCACGAGATCCTCGGTGGCGACCAGGAGTGGGTCGCGTTCTCGGGGGTGGCCACCGAATGGGACTTCGTCGAGGCACCCAGCCAGATGCTCGAGGAGTGGGTGTGGGACGTCGAGGTGCTGCAGGCCTTCGCCGTGAACGATGCCGGACAGCCGATCCCCGCCGGGCTGGTGGAGCGGATGCGGGAGGCCGACGCCTTCGGCCGCGCCCTGCTCGTGCGCACGCAGCTCGGTCACGCTCGCGTCTCGTACCACCTGCACATCGACCGTCCGGCCGACCTGGCCGCGGCGACGGACCACTGGTACGACGTCTCGACACCGGTCGCGAAACTCGCCGGCACGCACTCCTACGCGGGGTTCGGGCACCTCACCGGGTACGGCTCCTGCTACTACACCTATCAGTGGAGCCTCGTGATCGCCCGCGACCTGCTGACCGGATTCTCCGGCCTGCTCGACCCCGAGTCGGCCGCGCGCTACCGCCGCGAGATCCTCGAGCCGGGCGGCAGCCGGGATGCCGCCGACCTGGTCGAGTCGTTCCTGGGACGCCCGTTCACCGTCGACGCATACCGGGAGTTCCTCGGCTCCTGACCGCCCCTTCGACAAGCTCAGGGACCCAGCCAATGGGTCGCTCAGCCTGTCGAAGCGTCCCGCGCCGACCCCGTGCAAGGAGGTTTTCGTCGGTGCAGCCCTGGGGTCGCCGGCGTTTTCCTCCTTGCACCGCGAGGCGGGCCGCAGGATGTGCGTGCAAGGAGGTTTTCGTCGGTGCCACCTCGGGGCCACCGGCGTTTCCCTCCTTGCACGGGAGGGG
It encodes:
- a CDS encoding M3 family metallopeptidase codes for the protein MDGSDGGCRARRGLRRNLPEGLDADAARVRDHLLRDFRRGGADRDEATRARAQELAARDTDLGLAFSRNIREGRREIRVAPEALAGLPGDFVAQHPVGDDGLVALSTDATDVMPVNSYATDRGTRLALTAARADLAWPENDGVLAELLDVRQQRADLLGYGNWSDYETEDRMAGSSARVASFLDEVDEASAAASAREYELLLARLREEVPEAEAVTTADQQYLLTRMHAERFTVDSQEVRSYLSFERVLGGLLATTGRLFGIGYEPVDVRTWHEDVRSYDVVRDGARIGRIHLDLHPRDGKFNHAACFGIAPGVRGRVLPEAALVCNFPTGLMEHRQVQTFFHEFGHLVHEILGGDQEWVAFSGVATEWDFVEAPSQMLEEWVWDVEVLQAFAVNDAGQPIPAGLVERMREADAFGRALLVRTQLGHARVSYHLHIDRPADLAAATDHWYDVSTPVAKLAGTHSYAGFGHLTGYGSCYYTYQWSLVIARDLLTGFSGLLDPESAARYRREILEPGGSRDAADLVESFLGRPFTVDAYREFLGS